The Diospyros lotus cultivar Yz01 chromosome 11, ASM1463336v1, whole genome shotgun sequence region GGGAGAGAAAAccaacaattaaattaaagcTTTTTACAAGGCACTTCATTTACTTTCTAAACTTTCAATAACTCAAAGTCTGCAAACGATCATTTGAACTGTAATCATTTCTCAAGCCTCTCTTCCATTACACACATTATTTAGTTTTTGGGCCATAACATCCCTAGCATTTAAACAACAACATCCCTagcaaaaacaacaacaacaacatatccagcctttatcccactatgtggggtcggctacatgaattctagacttccatatatttctatctttgtcatatcttcattgaggtccatacacttcatatcaaactttaatgtctccttcaaagtcttcttaggtctgcctctacctcttttttgattaattgttccatttcatcaactctcctcacaggagcgtctcttggtctccttctcacatgaccaaaccatcttagtctagtctctctcatcttctcttctattggcactactcctatcttattacaaataacttcatttctaattttatcttttcttatatggccgcacatccatcttaacatcctcatctccgctacactcgtcttttgctcatgttggtatttgactgcccaacattctgagccgtataacaaaactggtcttatagctgtcctatagaattttcctttcaattttaatgggattttaccatcacataacacccctgatgcatttctccattttagccaacctgccttaattctatgtgtgacatcctcgtgaatttctccatccttttgaatcactgatcccaaatatcgaaaatggtcttttctttgtaagatttggtcttccaattttattataacatcctccactcttgcatttttactaaatttacattccatatattctgttttctttctgcttaatttaaattccttagattctaaattgtttctccataactcaagcttagtgttcactctttttgtttcatccaccaacactatgtcgtctgcaaatagcatacaccatggcacctctgtctgaatatctttagtaagttcatccattactaaaacaaataagtatggacttagtgcagaaccttgatgcaatcctattgtaattttaaacggttcagtatcccctccgcatgttctgacccttgtctctgcaccatgatacatgtccttaagagcttgtatataggctattcggactccttttttctctaaaacccttcataatacttctctagggaccctatcataggccttttctagatctataaacaccatatgtaggtcattctgatgatcccgatacctttccattaggtgcctcagtaggtatatagcttccattgttgacataccgggcatgaaaccaaactgattttctgagacctctgtttcttttctgagcctctgctctattactcttttccagtttcatggtatggctcattaacttaattcttctataattttcacagttttgaacaacAACATCCCTAgcatttaagaaaataaaaaaaactttgaaTCTTGTGGGAGTCTAAATCACTCATAGCCACCCTCCAATTCTTCAAATGCCAACTTGGAAAACTTTTCACGTGAAGGAGGGAGGGGGGGCAAGGCCCTGCCAATTCCCTCTGCCACTCTGATGGTAGCATTAAGATTTAGATGTCCAAAACCAACAAAGAAATGCAATCGTGCAGCTAAGAAGATTGATCAAATTGGTGTGTTGGGCTTGCCACGAGAATTAGGAGCCCTGATCCAGGGCTACTCTAGTTGACGCAAATTCAAATCTGCAAAAGGCCCGAGTCTCCTTCCCAACATACCCTGGGATAGGAGAACATAGGTGCAAACCTGAACTAGTCTTGGCAACTTGTCTTATTTTTTCAGATCCTAAGACTAATCTGGTAGTAGGGTTAGTGCATATTTTTTCAGATCCTTCTCTTGATAGAACAGTTTGAGGCGTTCCCACCTAGTGCCACACGCTATGCTCACATAGGATCACAAGCCTCAATGTCTTCCAGAGAAGCTTTCCATGAATATCAACTTCTTGTTGCCCACCCTCTTCTCCTACAATGAGGCCGAAACTAATTAATGCTGATTGAAGCTTGAAAAGCATATTCATGAGGATCCTTTACTACACATGCATAGAAAGAAATTAGCTGATAACTCCCATAGGAAACTTCCAGCTTTTTGTTTTGTATCATGGCTTgattaattaacaatataattaaattgttcTCATCTTGTACTTATGTGTTTCCCTGTGGTGTAGTTGGCATTGGCTGCTTTGCGTAAGTCAAATGCAGTGCACATGGTTTTAGACTTTGAGAGGTTAACAATCTTTCCTGAAGCATTTATCAATTTGATTACTGCTTTCCCACTTCATTGATTATCTGAAACTGGGGAGTTTCACCaaattgtatttttctttgcaGATACCTCTGGAGCATTTTGTCACGCCAGCATTCTTCTTCCACACACCCGATTTCTGAGCTCACAGTTTCTCTAAATGCCATAGACTCAATGGTACAAACAAATAATTGTCATAAATCAATGAGGATGCAAGTAGTAGTATTTAATTGTCTTACCAAGGGTCAATGTAGCATCTGCATTTCACTTGCACTTGGTGACTCTGCTGTGCAGGTAAATAAACTGGAGACGCCAACTGCAGCAGACATGAAGCACATTGATAGGAAGCTTAAGTCTTGTCGGAACCCAAGCTCCCATGACAAGTACTGTGAATTAACTAAATACTAAATTACCCTACACATTTGATGTTGGATTAAAGTGAGTTTTTCAGCACAGCAGCAGCCGCTGGCCTTCTGATCATGTTAATTTGTTGGTTTATATGTAGGAGTAAAAAACGGAAACACCGATCCAAAGAGGGTTCAAACCAATTGCAGCAAGCATAGCTGAGCCCATTGTTGCCAGACTGACTGCATGTTATTCTTATGGTTGCAAGCAGAGCATCAATTGCTGCTTCATTTTCCACCTGAAGCAGGTGGTGTGGATGTGGTCTTtacctatttaatttaatgaaatgaaatggcAAAGTGACTGACTGATAATGATATATGTAAGGTGTGGATATGCTGttctgttttcttgtttttctcttttggaGCTGGAGCTGGATATTAGGATGTAAAGTGTAAAGGAAGCAagcttttgttttcttttgtttcagtaatcaatatgaattttcattttctgtatAGTTTTGAGACCAATGAAAGATTTAGTGGTAACTAATTTTGGGCAATATCGTTGGTATtgaccaatatatatatatatatatatatatatataaattgaaataatatcaaacaaatttaattatatttaatgatCGGTATGATACATACCACTCGAGTATTAGCCGATCTTGAAGGATATTAACAAATAGAGTGTACGCTATTCAATTTTTACAAAGATAGGGAATTTGTGTTAAAAaagttttcttttaaaaatggGGGGTGGAttgtgtaaaaataaataaataaataattattagtcACGTTTGAtggtaataatttatttattttttacttttttagataaatatttttaaataaaaaaatttgatataatagCGAAgttatttaaacattaattaattataatttagtggtcataattttaaattttattttttaaacaaaaaacgTGACATAAATCACacgaaatgaaaaagaaaatctaaaatatataaagaaagtgGATGGATAATGAACGGTCGAGATTAAATGgatgcattttaatttactaTATATGGGGCAGAACAAACAGAGTAGTGGTAAAAAAGAACCCTCTATAAACCCTAACTGCGCCTAGTCCTCCTCCTCCATTTCTGCTCCCCTTTCCATTCCTCATATCTCCTCCCCAGTCGCTCGCTTCAGATagagactctctctctctctctcaacaatGGCGAGTGGTAGTAGTGCCATTGAGCCGAAGCacaaggaagaggaagaagaggaaccGACAGAGACGACATCCGCGGCTGCGGCGGAAGACGAGGACACAGGAGCACAAGTCGCGCCCATCGTCAAGTTGCAAGAAGTGGCGGTTACCACCGGCGAAGAAAATGAGAACGTTCTTCTCGATCTGTTCGTCCCCACTTCTCTCTTTGCTTGCTTCCCCAGGACTCTGTTGAAAAATCTCTATTAATTGTGTTCGTATTTTCCTTTTGGGTTTTTGTTTTCGGGGTTGTGTCTGTTTGTGATATTACAGGAAGGCGAAGCTATATAGATTTGACAAGGAGGGAAATCAGTGGAAAGAGCGAGGCGTTGGTACTGTGAAACTTCTCCAGCACAAGAGCACCTCTAAGGTTCGCCTTGTTATGCGCCAATCCAAGACTCTTAAGATTTGCGCTAACCATCTCGGTCTGtccatcctctctctctctctctctctctctctctctgcatatatgtgtatgttctgatcatgtttgtttgtttgttttgtggGGTTTAATCTTCTGTTATAGTTATTCCTTCCATTTCGATACAAGAGCATGCTGGGAATGATAAGTCATGTGTTTGGCACGCCACTGACTTTGCCGACGGAGAGTTGAAGGAGGAGCTCTTTTGCATCCGTTTCCCTTCGGTTGAGAGTGAGTTATCCGTCTAATTATCAGTTCTCTGCCTAATATTAACTCTGGATTAGTGGTTTTGGATTCCCAACCACAATTTGGTCCTGCCCATAGGTATTTGACAGAGAATTTGATGCAGTTATGGGCTTCTGGTAGCATTTAAACAACCCTAGTAATTTAGATGTTATTATATATTCCTCTATAAAATCATGACTGCACATGCCATTATACTTGTCCATGTAAACTTCAAACTGCCTGTATGTTCTTTTGGCATTCTGCACAAATCTGCTGCATTGCTAAATACGGTAAGAGAAGGAAGATTGACATTAGTTGTTAAATTGTGCTCCATAGGGCTTTTGTGAAGTCGGCTTATCATATTAtgctcttttgtttcttctgcTAATTATTAAACCACTATTAAATTGATGCTACATGAGCTTTCATGAAACAAAGGAAGTCATATGGGTGGTTTTGTTATTGATTCAAGTTTTTCTGTATGAGAGTAGATCATTTTCAGTTGTTTTATGAAtcatattttgtttgttttgatcaAATATATTTGTGGTAAAACCATATTCAGGAATGTGCttgcataaaatatttagctTAAACTCCAGCTGTTATTAACTCAAATGATTGGGTGTTGGCAACGTATATGCCCCTAGGGTAATTATGGTCTTATGGAGTGATCGGTTCTTCCAGCTAATACTGCTGCACTGAAATGAGTTGTGAGGACTTTAAGAGAAGACCTTTATGGGTTCAGGTGGTTTCTTCCTAACTATTCCTGTGAACATATGTTAGAAGCATCTAATGGCCTGTTTGTTTCAAGGTTAAATAAGTGGTATTACCATTGCTGATGGAACAACGATGCTTGGGAATAGTATGAAGATAGGATTAATTTGTCCCACTTGTGTAAGACAAATTAATGCCGTGTCCCTCCGTGGTATAAATTAGTCCAGGGGGCATGGGATTAAAATTTTGGTCCACCTTCTCGCTCCTATCTCTTCCCGTTTGCATCCTATCGGCTTCTTTGATCTCACCTGCAGGTCTTCTTCAATCCCATCTTCTACAGGCTGCATCGATCATCAATGCCAATCGACTCAGTCAACTGCTACTGGCCACCACTCTTCCTTGGTTCTCTCCCCCATCTCCAACAACCACTGCCCCCGCCTTCTCAATCTCCCTCTTGCCTGTGATCTCTTCCTCTGGTCAACTGCCAAGGCATTTCCCCCTCCTCGTCGTTGTCCTATccttcttctaattttttatttttcagatcaATCTGAGTTCATCTGAGATCAATGAATCATTTTTGCTGGTTTCATCTGATGAAGATTAACACAGCATTCAGTGTTCATCTGAGATGAACCCAGAAAACTGGGGCTCAGTTCATCAGATGAACCGAGAATGCAGTGTTCATCTTTATCAGATGAACCCAGAATCATCTGATGAAAAATCAGATGAACTGTTTTTGtgtttcttaaattttatttatttataatatatatgtatatgatgaaaatatatttagatatatatttgtaattaaaatatattttatgtaatttaaaattgtattttttataattataatatatttgggCAAATTGGTCCTTTTGGCAATTAATTGGTAGTAATACCTCCTTCACAATTTAACATACCAAACATAAGATAAGTAATAACTTTACGTTATACCTCCTTTACCAAATctagaataatattatttagcccATGACTATTTTATCCCGCCTTTAACCTTGTTGAATCACTAACCCATCTACAAAGCAAATAGGCCGTGAGTTCTTAGTATATGCTTGTTTCCTAAGTTTGAATTGTATCATGGCTCTTGTTGTAGGTTATATGTCAATTATCTGTTTCTCCAATTTATTTCCAACCAATATGAATACGTGGCCAATATTATCATAGCACAGCACAGTGATACTTTAGTGTTTGGATTTTAGTGATTCAAAGCCATCtaaagtctctctctctttttttttttaatcaaaggTTCTCTTAGGAGTGAAAAAACCTAGAAATCAACCAAGATTTAGGGAGAGCAGAGTTTTGCCATGAGAAATGTAAAAGGTGATGATACTCAAAAAGGTTTGCTGCTTGTAGTAACGTTGCTAGGATAACATTGCATAATCTTGATGAAAGCCACGTTAATGAAACCTTCTCCAAGACCTAAGTTCACCAATATCTCTCACAATGTGGGGCAGGGGTTTGAAATGTTGTGGCTGTTAAGTACtcaaaaaaaatagagatacaAAATTATATCCATTACTAGGGAGACACCTGGACTTCTTAAAATGCTTAcaagtttaaatttttgaaacctGCCATAGAGTCGAGTCAACCATTGGTTTTGGCCAATGCTTATTGCACAGATGTGTGGAATATGTCTTGCGTGGAAGCTTTCCATTTTAACTCTTCCTCAAAGGCCATTTACTTGTTAAAACCTGAACTCATTGTTATCCTTTTTTACTTAAGTTCATTGTTTTTTGGATCATTTTACTTAAATGGGAAAGCAACATGTTCTCACATAGAAATACAACTGCATTTATATCTTTTCTCCATTCTTTATTTGATGAGATCTTCTTCTCCCAGACTGTAGAactttcaaagagaagattgaagaagttGCTCAAGCCCAAAATGAGAAGGCTGGAGAAAGTGAAGAAGCTGCCACAACTGCTGGCCTTCTGGAGAAATTGAGCGTCGGGGAGAGAAAGGGTGACGAAGAGAAAAAGGATGCTGCAGTGGAGGTGAAAAAAGAAGAGACTGTGAAGCAGGACAATCCGGTTGATGAGAAATAGAAGGGCTGGTCGTGACCTGGAGTCTTGAATGGTCGGCAGATCaagtaaatttcaaaaatatcgtAAATTTTTAATGGCATGTGATGATACATGTTTTAGTTTCTTTGAGGTGTGAGTGTGGCTCCTTGGGGCCTTTTTCGGGTGGGCTTGGATCTCAAATTTGATCAGCTATGCTTGCAGCTGGAAAATCACATTGGTGGTTCAATATTGCGACAATATTATAAACTCCTCTAGAGCTGGTACATTGTAATATTTGAGGATAATGTTTTTGTTGGGGCGTATTACCTGTTTTGGCGATCATCTCTTATAAAGTTTTATATAGGGTGTTaatattctatttctttattaCATGGTTTTTCTTAGTGGAGATGGTTAAAGTGCAGAATTGAGCTGCTCCTACCCTTAGGAGTCTTGCAGGCTGCACTGCACCTTGCACCTTCCGTGCGTGGAGAATGAAGACATTTTGGTGAACTTATTCTTCTTGGTTCAGTACAAAGAACACGctgttttgtattttgtttgatGTTGCCGACCTTAGGAATAAGGTTAGGACAAGCAAGCAGATTGAATCAAATTTGCCAAATTATAATGCTGCTTTTACAATTCTGAATCCCTAACAAAAAGCGAAAGGAAAGGCAGGCCAATTTGTTTGGGGCTAATACCGACTGAATTTTCTTGTGGGATGTAGTAATTGCTTCTGTTGTTCTTGCACGCAATTAAAAAAGCTCACATTGAAATATGGTGGTTTCTTATATCACGGGACAGGAgtctaataattaatatatctcGCAGTATCATATAATCAGTAGAATGGAGATGGCGCCCAATTAAATTCTGACCAGAAACTGCCACAAGAGAAGGCATTGCCAACCTGGGCAGCCAGAAATCGGGTGCCGACACAGCTTCCTAACCGCCACCTACTGCTTCTGCTGCTGCTACTTCCGTTAAACTAGCTTTTTCGGCCCCAACTAAAAGTGCCACTTTAAACCTACAAATTAAATCCCCTATTACTGGGATTTTATGAAGCTTCCTCCTGTACATTTCGATTGTGCAAGCCAGACGCCTCAACTCAACAGGAAATGCAGCCCCAGACCAGACCATGGCAGCTTCCAGCCCAAAACTAACTCAGGCTATGCTACCACCCAACACCTGCCTTGCGCATTTTACGTTTCAACCAAATGGCTTTTGAGGTCACGGCAGCATTGCATCCCCACTCGATGCATCCATCTGTATATCTGTTTCCTCCTCAGCTCTCCCTTCCTGGGAATGCCCTGCACAAGCCACATATGGTATGTAAGACTACAACCCAACAGAACACGCAAGAGTAGGCCACAATGGAAGCATGCATCTAGTTATACCAAATATGGAATCAATAGATGGACGTTTTGGTGATGTACTCCCAGTAACATCTACAAGAATAAACAAGCATACAATATAAGCTGTCATACCATCAAAACATAAGCAAATATGCAACACCAATCACATCCCTTAATCCTGTAGAAGGAAATAATATTGAGTAGCTTGCTGTTTTCTAATGTATACAGGTGTAATTTGTTATGCTGTTATAATTAGGTGGATGTATTAGTTAAGTTGTTGAGGTTTCTGCTGCAAGTTGCAACAGTTTGTTATTGAGGATAGCTGGTATATAAATGTCCAGCTATGCCTTATTTCTGTATTGGTTAATTCATTCTCCAAAGTTCATTTTCTACGAATTCTTCCTTCTCGTTTCtttcttgtgtttatttctgtTTTACAccttgaagctcttgcttcAAATCCCACTAGGTAAGGCAACTATGGGCCCATATGTGAGAGTAAATATCAAGGCTGACACATCATAACaagtaaaagaaatcaaatttaacttaaatactTTGAAACAGCAATGGAAGTCATAAAAATGAAAGTGCTAGTCCAGGACCAGAAGCTCAAGATTGAGTAGGAATTGCGATAGATAAATCTATGGTAGCATGAATTGCTATTATGTGCTTCCATACGTTGGTGTGAATGCTATAATGGTTGCTATGCTAAATCAAGACTTAAGCTTTTAACTCAAGGAATAACTACAAGGTATGGAACAGAAATTAAGACACTAAAGGATGAGATGATGGATTTAAAGAggttaagggaaaaaaaaaaaggattatcACAATTAAAGTTCTTTTTAAGAGAAAAGACTCTAAATGTTGCCAATAGATATGCACCCCACAAGTTGGATTgagagaaaaagacaacttttgACTGATTTCAACTTATACCTAGAGgaaataatatcatcataaaaGATTACTTGGATAGTCACCTGAGTAGAGGAGTAGATGAGTACAGAAACGTAGATGAAGGTCCTAGATTATGAGGAAAAAGCTATTTTTTGGATTTCCCTCCAACACATCATCTCATTTTCAGGAAGTCAGAAAGAACATTTGGTTACatataaaaatgagttattgACTACCTAAATAAACTTCAGTCTTGTAAGACAGAATGCTCACTTGTGTTGCAAGGAGTTATGTGGGAAAAAAGTGTAAACCACTCAATAAAAGGCTTGTGGTTCTCAACATCTCAACATTCATATCAAAAGAATAATGGATGATAAGAAGCAAAccctaaccaaaaaaaaaaatggtgagatttaaaagcagaaaaataagttatgttaaaaaaaaaagaagtgtggCGGAAGTGATTGGATTGTGGAAGGTATGGCTTCCAATGTGGAATGAGATGACCATGCTATTCGAAACATGAAAAGAACTGTTCTAGGAAACACAACAAAGGCTTTTCTACAATAATTGAATGGAGAAGTCCCAATGTAAGAAGAGTTATGATGATGCTCGAGAAGGtacagaaaagaaacaaaaaaagaaaaattcaagagaGCTTGCTATAAGACTTTGCAATTTAAATTATAGTTGTTTCCAATATTTTAGGTAGTTTATGGATATATTCTATCGATATAGCCCATAGAAATGTATTGGATTACAAATATTTCGACATTATCATCAAAATGATCATCCTCACCTTCCCCAAATAATGGTATCCAGTGTCTGCAATTTTGTGTGTTTCTATTCTGTGTTTCTCATTTATTTAGATGTAGCaagtaataaagagaaaaaggaagaagcaTGTTTAGATGActctttgaaagaaaaaaataacataaacttgAGAAGGGAATaagcatttttcttttttagtaaaTAAGAAACAAGTCCACACTAACTAATATCAAGGAAAGGAACTTCGAACAATTATCTTCTGCAATACGTAAGTGCTATGAAGGTATAGACACAGTGCATGTGTTTGTGCAtgtaaaagatatatatttcaCAAAATTGTGAGATTACATACCACGTGAATTGCGTAGTGCCTTCACAGCATCAAAGTTCTTGTATGTATAGCCAACAAAACTTAAATCTTTGGGTGTTAGCATCTGCAGAAGTTAAacgaaaaagagaaaaacatggATGCCTTCACAACCCTTAAGAAATATGCATTGTGTACAAAAGCAACTGTCATTACAATTTACATAAAGGGGAAACATTTATTATCTtactaaacaaataaaattgagaAGTGGAAGGATTTGTTGGAAGGAAGAGAAAACAAAATCCGCTAGCACCATTTAATATTGTAACATCATCACTACCAATAATCAGATACTTTTGAACTTATCAccaaaaaaacacaaaagaaagaaataaacaaatggAAATTCTCCAATTAGGAAAATAGGGTAGTATTTGAGGGTaagttagattttttttaaagttaatagtatttaaaaaaCTTCCACAGAATACATAACCTCAAACATTTCCTGTACTACTAATGCCAAACTATTTCCTAGAATACTACTCCAACTTACACCAGATTTGGCTTGGGCAAAAAttgttgattttgttgaaagtaaaaataataaaataaaagatagtTAACCCTTTATCTGCAAGCTTAACCTTTTAGATTGGATGGAGGTTACtaatttaacatggtatcaaagccaaacAAATGTATTGAGTTCAAACCTCACCactaacccaatatttaaataattgcatGTGTTTGGACCAATTGTATAATGAACCTTGACACCACACATGAGGAGGCgtgttgagagaaaaataataatataaaagataaagttgaCTCTTTATCTACATGTTTAACCTTTTAGAtcagatggtggttaacaattcaatgTGGTATCAAAGTAAGGCAAATGCCCCAAGTCCAAATTTCATCGCTAAtccaatatttaaatagttgtaCATGTTTAGAGTAATTACGTAGTGAAGCTTGGCCATGTGTAGGGGCATGCTCATCTATCTACAAGCTTAAGCTTTGGAATGATATAGTAGTCAACAATTCAACAAATAGTTCTTTGCTATTCTTTTGAAAGAACCACCACTTCACCCCATGGTTCTTTGCTATTGTTTTAAACAATCGTTAGTTGAACTAGCGATTCTTTCAAGGAAGTGTTGGTTCAACCAATGACTTTGTGTCGACAAGGAAGATTGGTGGTTAACACAATTCAACAAATGGTTCTTTGCTATTCTTTTGAAAGAACCGCCACTTCACCCCATGGTTCTTTGCTATTGTTTTAAACAATCGTTAGTTGAACTAGCGATTCTTTCAAGGAAGTGTTGGTTCAACCAATGACTTTGTGTTGACAAGGAAGATTTGATAGTATTTTGGGAAATAGCTTGGGATTAGcaatattttaggatttttttcaaatagtattattttgaaaaaaaaaaaatcaggcaaGTTATTCCCAAATTATTCTGAGAGGATTCCTTACTTCACTTTATTCTTTCATGAGGGCTTCAAGTGAACAGT contains the following coding sequences:
- the LOC127812553 gene encoding ran-binding protein 1 homolog a-like, translating into MASGSSAIEPKHKEEEEEEPTETTSAAAAEDEDTGAQVAPIVKLQEVAVTTGEENENVLLDLKAKLYRFDKEGNQWKERGVGTVKLLQHKSTSKVRLVMRQSKTLKICANHLVIPSISIQEHAGNDKSCVWHATDFADGELKEELFCIRFPSVENCRTFKEKIEEVAQAQNEKAGESEEAATTAGLLEKLSVGERKGDEEKKDAAVEVKKEETVKQDNPVDEK